One genomic segment of Myxocyprinus asiaticus isolate MX2 ecotype Aquarium Trade chromosome 14, UBuf_Myxa_2, whole genome shotgun sequence includes these proteins:
- the LOC127452065 gene encoding major facilitator superfamily domain-containing protein 6-like encodes MGKKAAMQKSKQWNVKGAMHLAGVFHFLQSCGSGCLVPFLTIYFRHLGLTATMTGLIMASKHLLTLVWRPVSSVLARQYDKRRTVIVGSLLSSALVVLILLLFPSAGTKAESGRCNASQPSADFTDGSDFTILESMNIPSQSSATVYSVNHTTVIMEQPDELNSTYKPTLVNSSSSWLRRAIRYLRNLKEQQEESLHTEFLGSLKAMDAQHQKFFLVLIVIGLWEFMAAPLEWTADDGLYEYLDFVDATDHHKGVTVWKPLGTAVGNGVVGILVTSLYCRTGTVAEFYSYTALMILTVPAAALLPLYFRKRERPTSGGFKALQLVHRNSQALLCAITVVLTGMASSAVSDFLLWQMQDHNATEIHMGISLALAHLSQAGVPLYAGRLARFLKYHGWLLVLAVITLSIQCLYYSFLWDPWSIIPAQILAGFSTGALWWSVAAQCEDIATPGTEETLIRLFEGLPLELGAGLGSLLAGFVVQKFGIKILFQSISVILAVWSIALAALKWKIPRQRRINYSRLLTADTGEISESESDQEKDWLETAMEDAKQKNNWTIAKS; translated from the coding sequence ATGGGGAAAAAGGCAGCAATGCAGAAGAGCAAGCAGTGGAATGTTAAGGGAGCCATGCATCTGGCAGGTGTCTTTCACTTCCTCCAATCCTGCGGCTCTGGTTGCCTCGTTCCCTTCCTCACCATCTACTTCCGGCATCTGGGACTCACTGCCACCATGACTGGACTTATCATGGCCTCTAAACATCTCCTCACCTTGGTGTGGCGACCAGTGTCCAGCGTCCTCGCCAGGCAATACGACAAACGGCGGACAGTCATAGTGGGCTCTTTGCTTAGCTCTGCATTGGTGGTTTTGATTCTTTTGCTCTTCCCCTCTGCAGGAACCAAAGCTGAAAGTGGGCGGTGCAATGCTAGTCAGCCCAGTGCTGACTTTACAGATGGAAGTGACTTCACTATTCTAGAGAGCATGAACATACCATCACAGTCCAGTGCTACTGTCTATTCTGTAAACCATACAACTGTCATCATGGAACAACCTGATGAATTGAACTCCACATATAAACCCACACTTGTAAACTCCAGCTCCAGTTGGTTAAGAAGAGCGATTAGATATTTGAGGAACCTCAAGGAGCAACAAGAAGAATCTCTACACACTGAGTTTCTTGGGAGCCTCAAAGCAATGGATGCACAGCATCAGAAGTTCTTTCTAGTTCTCATTGTGATTGGATTGTGGGAATTCATGGCCGCCCCATTAGAGTGGACAGCGGATGATGGGCTATATGAATACTTGGATTTTGTAGATGCTACAGACCACCATAAAGGTGTTACAGTTTGGAAACCACTTGGGACGGCTGTTGGCAATGGTGTGGTTGGTATTCTTGTAACCAGCCTGTATTGTCGTACTGGGACTGTGGCAGAGTTCTACTCATACACTGCGCTCATGATCCTAACTGTACCTGCAGCTGCCCTACTCCCACTGTACTTCCGCAAGCGTGAGCGCCCAACTAGTGGCGGGTTTAAAGCACTACAACTGGTACATAGGAACTCGCAAGCACTACTTTGTGCAATTACTGTCGTCCTGACTGGCATGGCAAGCTCAGCTGTGTCTGACTTCCTACTGTGGCAAATGCAGGACCACAATGCCACGGAAATCCACATGGGCATTTCCTTAGCCTTGGCGCACTTAAGCCAAGCTGGCGTTCCCCTATATGCTGGGCGTCTCGCCCGATTTCTGAAGTACCATGGGTGGTTACTGGTGCTTGCTGTCATCACTCTGTCCATTCAGTGCCTTTATTATTCTTTTCTATGGGACCCATGGAGCATAATACCCGCTCAAATTCTCGCTGGCTTCAGCACTGGCGCTCTTTGGTGGTCAGTTGCAGCACAATGCGAGGACATTGCCACTCCTGGGACCGAAGAGACTCTGATAAGGCTATTTGAGGGCCTACCTCTGGAGCTGGGAGCTGGGTTGGGCAGTCTGTTGGCGGGATTTGTGGTGCAGAAGTTTGGCATAAAGATTCTGTTCCAAAGCATATCAGTTATTCTTGCTGTGTGGAGTATCGCTCTAGCTGCACTCAAGTGGAAGATTCCAAGGCAGCGCAGGATAAACTATTCTCGCCTGCTGACCGCCGACACCGGTGAAATAAGTGAGTCCGAATCAGACCAGGAGAAAGACTGGCTGGAGACAGCTATGGAAGATGCCAAACAGAAAAACAATTGGACAATAGCCAAGTCTTAA